TGACCGCGCTCAAACGTGTGGCGTTGTTAACCAGCGATAAATCGAGTTCAATCAAGCTTACCTTCGGTAAAAATAAGCTCAAAATAAGCGCTTCTTCGCCGGATGTGGGTGAAGCCCATGAATCGGTGGCCATCAAATATAGTGCCCGGGATATCCAGGTTGCCTTCAACCCTGATTACATCATGGAGCCTCTTCGGAACATTGCTAACGATGAGATCTATGTGGAATTGACGGACGAACTCAGCCCCGGCGTGATCAAATGCGATGTGCCGTTTATTTACGTCTTGATGCCGATGCGCATTTCGTAATTCAGGGTTATTCGTTAATGGGTATCGGTTATTAGGGGTTCTCGAATAACTTATATCCAATAACGAGTAACAAATTTCTTGTTTTCCATCCCTGAATCCGTATTATCTCACCCCTTGTAGTCCGGCAAGTGTCCGGACGGAAGCGAGTGTTGTGCCTCTCCGGCACAGCCAAAGCGGATTGCCTGTCTTAGATGGGCGAAGCATATGGAGGCTAGAATGGATACTGTTCAAGAAACGGCGGATCTTACCGTCAAGGACCTGCTGGATGCAGGTTTGCATTTCGGTCATCAGACCAAGCGTTGGAATCCCAAAATGAAGCCGTTTGTCTTTGACAAGCGCAACGGGATTCACATCATTGATCTTACCAAAACTCTCGAGCAACTCGAGAAGGCCAAGCAGTTTGTTTATGAAACGGCAGCCCGTGGTCGTCCCATCCTCTTCGTTGGTACCAAGAAGCAGGCGCAGCAGGTGACAAAAGAAATCGCCATCTCTTGTGGCCAGCCTTATGTCAGCACCCGCTGGCTTGGCGGCACGTTGACGAATGGGCTGACCATTCGCAAGCGGATCAAGTATATGCGCCAGGTGGAACTGATGGAGAAAAATGGTGATTTCGACAAGATGCCCAAAAAAGAAGTGGCCGTTTTGCGACACGAGCTTGAAAAACTGCGCAAGAACTTTTCTGGTTTGGTCAATATGGATGACAAGCCGGGTGCCATGTTTGTGGTTGACGTGAATCGTGAGTCCATCGCGATTGCCGAAGCCAATCGTCTGCATATCCCTGTGATTGCGATCGTGGATACGAACACCAACCCGGATCCCGTAGATTACCCGATCCCCGGAAATGATGACGCCATTCGTGGAATCAAGATGATTGCCGGCGCCCTCGCGGCGGTGATTCTCAAAGGCGTTTCGGAGTACTCCAAGATTGCCGTTGAGGAGAACAAGAAGCGCGAAGCCGCTCAGCAGCAGGGGCAGGGACAGGCTGATGGCGACAGGCGCCCTTCCGGGCCGCGCAAGCCGCGTGGTGAGAGCCGGAGTCCCAGACGTCGGACCGGTGGCTCCTCTGAAGGTGCTCCCAGGAACGATGTTGTGGTCCCCGTCGAGCCCCAGGCTTGATTCCCCTTCCCCCCGCCTCCCTAATAAACATGGAGGCGGGCGGGATTTCTAGAGACCCTTAAAGGAGATTTTCGATATGGCTGATATTACAGCAGCAATGGTTCAGGAATTACGTGAAGCCACCAATGTTGGGATGATGGAATGCAAGCGTGCCCTGGTGGAGGCGGGTGGCGATAAGGATCAGGCGATTCGCCTGTTGCGTGAGCGTGGAATGGCAATTGCTGCCAAGAAGTCGACTCGCACCGCCAATCAGGGGTTGATTGCTTCCGCGGGTGACAGCAAAACCAGCATTTTGATTGAGATCAATTGCGAGACTGATTTTGTGACCAAGAATGAGAACTTTCAGAAGTTCGTCAAATCCATGGCTACAAAGGCGCTTTCGATTCCTGATGGTAAAATCACGGAAGTGACCAAGGTCGAAATGGCGGCCAAGATTGCCGAGATTGGTGAAAACCTGGTGGCCAAGCGTAACATCGGTTACACGCTTCAGGGCTCGGGCATGGTGGCTTCTTATATCCATCTGAATGGCAAATTGGGCGTACTGGTCGAACTGGGTTGTGGTAAAGAGGCCACCTCCAGCAGTCCGGTGGTCCAAGAATTGGCAAAAGATCTTACGCTGCATATTGCGGCCTGCAGCCCCCGGTATCTGGTGAGCCAGGACGTGCCTGAGGATATTGTCGCCGCTGAGCGCGAAATCTATGCCAAGCAGGTCGTTGGGAAGCCAGCGAATATCGTGGATAAGATTGTGGATGGAAAGATTGCCAAGTTCTACTCTCAGGTTTGCCTGGTTGATCAGGGCTTCGTCAAGGATCCTGACACGTCGATTACCAAACTTCTTGAGGCCAAGGGCAAAGAAGTGGGCGATACGCTGACGATTCGCCGGTTTGTCCGGTGGCAGTTGGGCGAGTAACGCTTCGATTTCAAACGTGCAAGGGCAGGGGTAACCCTGCCCTTTTTAGTTTAAAGTAAGTTTATGGGCGTGTTCAAATATCCGCGATATGCCAAAAAAAACTCATCTGCCATGGCGGATGGGGGTATTTCAATTTCCTCGATGGTTGGATCCCTGGTCAGTTCGTTGAAGCTTGATGAACAGGGGCGGATGGGGATTCTGATCGAGAAATGGTCTTCGGCAGTGGGTTCCGGGATCGCGGCTCACACTCGTCCGGGCCGTTTGATTAATAAAGAGCTGACTATTTTTGTCGATAGCTCCCCTTGGTTGAGTGAACTTCAGCGTTGTGCCAAAAAAGAACTATTGGCCAAGTTACAGACGGTGTTTGGCCGTGATGTAATTCAAACCATCCGGCTTAGCATGGATCCCGGGCAGGAATAAATCATCGTTTGCAAAGTACGAAACCAACACGCGGATAATTTCCGATCTTGGTGTATTCATGGTTGCGGTCCCCTTTTGATGATCACAGCAAGAATGGAAAGGTCTGCGGGATTCACGCCGGAGATCCGTGCGGCCTGACCAAGTGATTCGGGGCGAATCCGTTTCAACTTTTCCCGGCATTCAAACCGGAGGACATCCAGTTTGTCATAATCGACCCATTCCGGAATTCGTTGATCTTCCAGCGAGCGGGCGCGTTCAATCTGCGTTTTCTCCCGTTCGATGTAGCCTGCATATTTAACCAGAACCTCAACTTGAGAAATGACTAAACGGTCCGTTATTTGTTTTGACGGCAGGTCGTTATATGTAACTTCCGTTCTACGAAGTAGTTGTGTAAGAGAATGTCCCTGATGAAAAGTCGAATTCAGGCGTTTCATTTCAGCGTCAATTTGAATTTGATAATTTTCGAAGCGTTGAATCTCCTGTTGCGGGATGATGCCGAGTGACTTTGCAAAAGGGAGCATCCGAAAGATAGCATTATCCTGACGTAAAACAAGGCGATGCTCGGCACGTGACGTGAACATGCGGTACGGTTCGTCGGTTCCTTTTGTAACCAGGTCGTCAATGAGAACACCTATATAGGCATCCCCTCGCCCAAGGACAAAAGGAGGTTGGCCTCTCAATTTTCTAACAGCATTCACTCCTGCAACAAAGCCCTGTCCCGCAGCTTCCTCATATCCAGTGGTGCCGTTGATCTGTCCCGCAAAATATAAATGTTCGACCAATTTTGATTCCAAGGTATGCATCAGTTGGGTCGGATCTGAATAATCATATTCAATGGCATACGCCAGATTGGTGAACACGGCACGTTCTAATCCGGGAATGGAATGGATCATCGCAATCTGGACATTTTCAGGAAGACTGTTAGATGTTCCGTTCGGGTAGATCT
Above is a window of bacterium DNA encoding:
- the rpsB gene encoding 30S ribosomal protein S2, translating into MDTVQETADLTVKDLLDAGLHFGHQTKRWNPKMKPFVFDKRNGIHIIDLTKTLEQLEKAKQFVYETAARGRPILFVGTKKQAQQVTKEIAISCGQPYVSTRWLGGTLTNGLTIRKRIKYMRQVELMEKNGDFDKMPKKEVAVLRHELEKLRKNFSGLVNMDDKPGAMFVVDVNRESIAIAEANRLHIPVIAIVDTNTNPDPVDYPIPGNDDAIRGIKMIAGALAAVILKGVSEYSKIAVEENKKREAAQQQGQGQADGDRRPSGPRKPRGESRSPRRRTGGSSEGAPRNDVVVPVEPQA
- the tsf gene encoding translation elongation factor Ts, producing MADITAAMVQELREATNVGMMECKRALVEAGGDKDQAIRLLRERGMAIAAKKSTRTANQGLIASAGDSKTSILIEINCETDFVTKNENFQKFVKSMATKALSIPDGKITEVTKVEMAAKIAEIGENLVAKRNIGYTLQGSGMVASYIHLNGKLGVLVELGCGKEATSSSPVVQELAKDLTLHIAACSPRYLVSQDVPEDIVAAEREIYAKQVVGKPANIVDKIVDGKIAKFYSQVCLVDQGFVKDPDTSITKLLEAKGKEVGDTLTIRRFVRWQLGE
- a CDS encoding DUF721 domain-containing protein, with the translated sequence MGVFKYPRYAKKNSSAMADGGISISSMVGSLVSSLKLDEQGRMGILIEKWSSAVGSGIAAHTRPGRLINKELTIFVDSSPWLSELQRCAKKELLAKLQTVFGRDVIQTIRLSMDPGQE